Proteins from a genomic interval of Actinoalloteichus hymeniacidonis:
- a CDS encoding TetR/AcrR family transcriptional regulator, which translates to MARTAGRQAGETKRLILAAATRLIGRHGTGVPLADIAEAAGVSKGGLLYHFPNKEELLNGLATDLMDRFRHDVEQAATEEAEGTPGRLTRAYIRVSFEHGGDDVELREHIALAVHLMFEPGLEELAQRDAQRWRTALLDDGLDQTISRMIIAATDGTNSAPLWGAVLSDADHVALQADLIALTHGRFPGLPGD; encoded by the coding sequence ATGGCACGCACCGCAGGCCGCCAGGCGGGCGAGACGAAACGACTGATCCTGGCCGCCGCCACGCGCTTGATCGGCAGACACGGCACCGGCGTGCCGCTCGCGGACATCGCCGAAGCCGCAGGCGTGTCCAAGGGCGGCCTGCTCTACCACTTCCCCAACAAGGAGGAACTCCTCAACGGGCTCGCCACCGACCTGATGGACCGGTTCCGCCACGACGTCGAACAGGCGGCGACCGAAGAAGCGGAGGGCACCCCGGGCAGGCTGACCAGGGCCTATATCCGGGTGAGCTTCGAGCACGGCGGCGACGACGTCGAGCTGCGCGAACACATCGCGCTGGCCGTGCACCTGATGTTCGAACCGGGCCTGGAGGAACTCGCCCAACGGGATGCGCAGCGATGGCGGACCGCGCTGCTCGACGACGGCCTCGATCAGACCATCAGCCGAATGATCATCGCCGCGACCGATGGCACCAACAGCGCGCCGCTCTGGGGAGCCGTCCTGAGCGACGCCGACCACGTCGCATTGCAGGCGGACCTCATCGCCCTCACCCACGGGCGTTTTCCCGGCCTGCCAGGTGATTGA
- a CDS encoding MFS transporter: MSEVLSPARRWASLAVLVGAVLLLAIDATVLYLAVPSLTAELSPTATQVLWIGDVYSLVLAGLLVTMGNLADRIGRKRLLLIGATAFGAASVLAAFAPSSEVLIVARLLLGVAGATIMPSTLSLIRNIFTEPIERTRAVAIWSAAAASGIALGPLVGGALLERFWWGSVFLINLPVMLLVLVVGGWLLPESRNPNPGRFDLISSGLSMLAIIPFVYTIKQLTSGSFGLGVVAAIVASVVGAVLFVHRQRRVAAPMIDVELFRNPAFSGAVLVNFISVFALSGVLFFFSQYLQLARGLGPLEAGVAQLPAALSAMAAVAAVGFLLTRLGRGRAIATALLIGAAGLGLLAALEGSEELIWVLLPMIPLGLGIGIAETLSVDAVVSSVRPTKAGAAASVAETAYELGVALGIAVLGSVITVLYRGNLDLPTEVAGEVAARAEDSLASATAILEPGSSALTAAQEAFMSAMQTTTLVAGAVMVVAAIVAFTLIPNDKAAVSTEH, translated from the coding sequence TTGAGTGAAGTACTGAGCCCGGCACGCCGCTGGGCATCGCTGGCGGTGCTGGTCGGCGCCGTGTTGCTGTTGGCGATCGATGCGACCGTGCTGTACCTGGCGGTGCCGTCGCTGACGGCGGAGTTGTCGCCGACCGCGACGCAGGTGCTGTGGATCGGCGACGTCTACTCGCTGGTCCTGGCGGGCCTGCTGGTGACCATGGGCAACCTGGCCGACCGGATCGGCCGCAAACGGCTGCTGCTGATCGGCGCGACCGCGTTCGGCGCGGCCTCGGTGCTGGCCGCGTTCGCGCCGTCCTCGGAAGTGCTGATCGTGGCCCGCCTGCTGCTGGGCGTGGCGGGGGCGACGATCATGCCCTCGACGCTGTCGCTGATCCGGAACATCTTCACCGAGCCGATCGAGCGCACCAGGGCGGTCGCGATCTGGTCGGCGGCGGCCGCGAGCGGCATCGCCCTCGGCCCGCTGGTGGGCGGCGCGCTGCTGGAGCGCTTCTGGTGGGGCTCGGTGTTCTTGATCAATCTGCCGGTGATGCTGCTCGTGCTCGTCGTCGGCGGCTGGTTGCTGCCGGAGTCACGCAACCCGAATCCCGGTCGCTTCGACCTGATCTCCAGCGGCCTGTCGATGCTGGCGATCATCCCGTTCGTCTACACGATCAAGCAGCTCACCAGCGGTTCCTTCGGTCTCGGCGTCGTCGCCGCGATCGTGGCCAGCGTGGTGGGTGCGGTGCTGTTCGTGCATCGGCAGCGCCGGGTGGCGGCACCGATGATCGACGTGGAGCTGTTCCGCAATCCCGCGTTCAGCGGGGCGGTGCTGGTCAACTTCATCTCCGTCTTCGCCCTCAGCGGGGTGCTGTTCTTCTTCTCCCAGTACCTCCAGCTCGCCCGTGGTCTTGGCCCGTTGGAGGCCGGGGTGGCGCAGCTGCCCGCCGCGCTCTCCGCGATGGCCGCGGTGGCGGCGGTCGGGTTCCTGCTCACCCGGCTCGGACGGGGACGAGCCATCGCGACCGCCCTGCTGATCGGCGCGGCCGGGCTCGGCCTGCTGGCCGCGTTGGAGGGCAGCGAAGAGCTGATCTGGGTGCTGCTGCCGATGATCCCGCTGGGTCTGGGCATCGGCATCGCCGAGACCCTGAGCGTCGACGCCGTGGTCTCCTCGGTGCGGCCGACCAAGGCGGGCGCGGCGGCGTCGGTGGCCGAGACCGCCTACGAGCTCGGGGTGGCCCTGGGGATCGCGGTCCTAGGATCGGTGATCACCGTGCTCTACCGAGGCAATCTCGACCTGCCCACCGAGGTGGCGGGCGAGGTCGCGGCGCGGGCCGAGGATTCCCTGGCATCGGCGACCGCGATCCTGGAACCCGGCAGTTCGGCGTTGACAGCAGCACAGGAGGCGTTCATGTCCGCGATGCAGACGACGACCCTGGTCGCGGGTGCGGTGATGGTCGTCGCCGCGATCGTGGCCTTCACCCTCATCCCGAACGACAAGGCCGCCGTGTCGACGGAGCACTGA
- a CDS encoding TetR/AcrR family transcriptional regulator has translation MSDATTQAPRKQISADERRRQLVGAALRVMKRDGIAAATTRAICTEAGMPHGAFHYCFHSKKELYAAVLASDIEIDLAAAWPRISAETSPAENIRTLLLAFWSQIEADPDSQLVLYDLGSFVLRDPELQELPRQQHLAGLERAIGYIRRLRDEASLTLLHEERLLAELTLATLNGVAWSWLAHRDNHAAREALSRFADLLATLVRSADDRAG, from the coding sequence ATGAGCGACGCGACGACGCAGGCCCCTCGGAAGCAGATCAGCGCCGATGAGCGCCGCCGCCAGCTCGTCGGCGCGGCACTGCGCGTGATGAAACGGGACGGGATCGCCGCCGCGACCACCCGCGCGATCTGCACCGAGGCAGGCATGCCGCACGGCGCCTTCCACTACTGCTTCCACTCCAAGAAGGAGCTCTACGCCGCAGTCCTCGCCAGCGACATCGAGATCGACCTGGCCGCGGCCTGGCCTCGGATCTCGGCCGAGACCAGCCCCGCCGAGAACATCCGGACGCTGCTGCTCGCGTTCTGGTCGCAAATCGAGGCCGATCCCGACAGCCAGCTGGTGCTCTACGACCTCGGCAGTTTCGTGCTGCGTGACCCAGAACTCCAAGAGCTTCCCCGGCAGCAGCACCTCGCGGGCCTGGAGCGGGCCATCGGCTACATCAGGCGACTCCGGGACGAGGCGTCGTTGACCCTGCTGCACGAGGAACGACTGCTCGCCGAACTGACCCTCGCCACGCTCAACGGCGTCGCGTGGTCCTGGCTGGCACACCGCGACAACCACGCCGCACGCGAAGCCCTGAGCCGGTTCGCCGACCTGCTGGCCACGCTCGTCCGCAGCGCCGACGACCGCGCTGGCTGA
- a CDS encoding bifunctional cytochrome P450/NADPH--P450 reductase — translation MTSQLAEDSPRIPGPAPLPVLGNLLEMLRAPQETSIELTADYHARYGGIFALDIVGNRQIFASDHRLVAEMCSSPLWSKSVHDALEQIRDFGGDGLFTAYSEEPNWGRAHRLLMPAFGTMAMKDYFPQMLDIAEQLMVRWQRFGSDHTIDVAEDMTRLTLDTIALCAFNVRFNSFYSEKPHPFVGAMVRSLVEAGARPERLPGVQPFLVGTNRQYRTDIAAMQRITDDIVATRNGLPAEDQPDDLLQRMLTAADPLTGEKLSEENIRHQLVTFLVAGHETTSGLLSFATHQLLANPDVLARAREVVDEVLGNRTPRFEDLADLGYLGQILRETLRLHPTAPAFALTPSEPTTLGGHRITPDDSVMVILPVLHQDPEVWPQPQRFDPDRFAPDRMDRIPEYAWMPFGHGARACIGRPFALQEATLVLAMMLQRFDIALADPDYRMTISETLTIKPKDLTIKARARSAAPQPRSEPATAAPHAPTAAEVRPSHGTPMLVLFGSNGGSSESLARTIAGDGHARGWNTEVAPLDDHAGTLPTEGPVVIVTSSYNGTPPDNARRFVDWLTESEPELTGVDYLVLGCGSLDWAATYQRIPTRIDEAMAAAGANRIRERGVTDARTDFFGDWERWYRPLWSELAARYGVADTAPTGPRYRITPTNAPRPERTDATAVVVQNRELTTGTRSKRHLELRLPEGRTYRTGDYLSVLPQNHPELVTRMLTRLGIDPEHLVSIASDAPNGRIPVGLPIRVDDLLTRHTDLSAPATPGVIAALAETTRCTPERRELTELANQAESGERRPSLLHLLERFASCPVDLAWVLERLPEPRARQYSISSAAEVQTEVALTVSVVEGPDRAGSGTYRGAASSYLQRTHPGDRLTVALAAPQEEFRPPADNSVPVVMIAAGSGIAPFRAFIAARRARAEKGEPHGANLLFFGCRHPDSDDLYAEEFAPLVAAGTLQVHRAFSRRPDGDVHYVQHRLWAERRSVLDLVEQGAHLYVCGDVTGMGPAVEECLRRIGPDEDWLDRLRAAGRYATDLF, via the coding sequence ATGACCTCGCAGCTCGCCGAGGACAGTCCCCGAATCCCCGGGCCCGCGCCGCTGCCGGTGCTGGGCAACCTGCTGGAGATGCTCCGCGCCCCGCAGGAGACCTCGATCGAACTGACGGCGGACTATCACGCCCGGTACGGCGGGATCTTCGCGCTCGACATCGTCGGCAACCGGCAGATCTTCGCCTCCGACCATCGCCTCGTCGCCGAGATGTGCTCGAGCCCGCTGTGGTCGAAGTCGGTCCACGACGCCCTGGAACAGATCCGGGACTTCGGCGGCGACGGCCTGTTCACCGCGTACTCCGAGGAACCGAACTGGGGACGGGCGCACCGCCTGTTGATGCCCGCCTTCGGCACCATGGCGATGAAGGACTACTTCCCGCAGATGCTCGACATCGCCGAGCAGCTGATGGTGCGCTGGCAGCGGTTCGGCTCGGACCACACCATCGACGTCGCCGAGGACATGACGCGGCTGACCCTCGACACGATCGCGCTGTGCGCGTTCAACGTCCGCTTCAACTCCTTCTACTCCGAGAAGCCGCACCCGTTCGTCGGCGCGATGGTGCGGTCGCTCGTCGAGGCGGGCGCCCGCCCGGAGCGGTTGCCCGGTGTGCAGCCCTTCCTCGTCGGCACGAACCGGCAGTACCGCACCGACATCGCCGCGATGCAGCGGATCACCGACGACATCGTGGCCACCCGCAATGGTCTTCCTGCCGAGGATCAGCCCGACGACCTGCTGCAACGGATGCTGACCGCCGCCGATCCGCTCACCGGCGAGAAGCTGTCCGAGGAGAACATCCGGCACCAGCTGGTGACCTTCCTCGTCGCCGGGCACGAGACGACGTCCGGCCTGCTGTCCTTCGCCACCCACCAGCTGCTGGCCAACCCCGACGTCCTGGCCAGGGCCCGCGAGGTGGTCGACGAGGTGCTGGGGAACCGGACTCCGAGGTTCGAGGACCTCGCCGACCTCGGCTACCTCGGGCAGATCCTGCGCGAGACGCTGCGCCTGCACCCCACGGCCCCGGCCTTCGCGCTCACCCCGAGCGAGCCCACCACCCTCGGCGGCCACCGGATCACCCCGGACGACAGCGTCATGGTGATCCTGCCGGTTTTGCACCAGGACCCCGAGGTCTGGCCGCAACCGCAGCGCTTCGACCCCGACCGGTTCGCCCCGGACCGGATGGACCGGATCCCCGAATACGCCTGGATGCCCTTCGGTCACGGCGCCCGCGCCTGCATCGGCAGGCCCTTCGCGTTGCAGGAGGCCACCCTGGTGCTCGCGATGATGCTGCAACGCTTCGACATCGCCCTGGCCGATCCCGACTACCGGATGACGATCAGCGAGACGCTGACCATCAAGCCCAAGGACCTCACCATCAAGGCCCGCGCCCGCAGCGCAGCACCGCAACCCCGATCCGAGCCCGCCACAGCCGCCCCGCACGCCCCGACCGCCGCCGAGGTGCGTCCCTCGCACGGCACCCCGATGCTGGTGCTCTTCGGTTCCAACGGCGGCAGCAGCGAGAGCCTGGCCCGCACCATCGCAGGCGACGGCCACGCGCGCGGCTGGAACACCGAGGTCGCGCCGCTGGACGACCACGCGGGCACCCTGCCCACCGAGGGGCCGGTGGTGATCGTGACCTCCTCGTACAACGGCACCCCGCCCGACAACGCGCGCCGCTTCGTCGACTGGCTCACCGAATCCGAGCCGGAGTTGACCGGCGTCGACTACCTCGTGCTGGGCTGCGGCAGTCTCGACTGGGCCGCTACCTACCAGCGCATCCCCACCCGCATCGACGAGGCGATGGCCGCCGCCGGGGCCAACCGAATCCGCGAGCGCGGCGTCACGGACGCACGCACCGACTTCTTCGGCGACTGGGAACGCTGGTACCGACCGCTGTGGAGCGAACTGGCCGCCCGATACGGCGTGGCCGACACCGCCCCCACCGGCCCGCGCTACCGGATCACCCCCACCAACGCGCCGAGGCCCGAGCGGACCGACGCCACGGCGGTGGTGGTGCAGAACCGTGAGCTGACCACCGGAACCCGCTCCAAGCGTCACCTCGAACTGCGGCTACCGGAGGGACGGACCTACCGCACCGGCGACTACCTCTCGGTGCTGCCGCAGAACCATCCCGAGCTGGTGACGCGCATGCTCACGCGGTTGGGCATCGACCCGGAGCACCTGGTGTCGATCGCGTCCGACGCGCCCAACGGCCGCATCCCCGTCGGACTGCCGATCCGCGTCGACGACCTGCTGACCCGACACACCGATCTCTCCGCCCCCGCGACCCCCGGTGTCATCGCCGCACTCGCCGAGACCACCCGCTGCACCCCGGAACGTCGGGAACTCACCGAGCTCGCGAACCAGGCGGAATCCGGCGAGCGACGGCCCTCACTGCTGCACCTGTTGGAGCGGTTCGCCTCCTGCCCGGTCGACCTCGCCTGGGTGCTGGAACGGCTCCCCGAACCCCGAGCCCGCCAGTACTCGATCAGCTCGGCCGCCGAGGTGCAGACCGAGGTCGCCCTGACCGTCTCCGTCGTCGAGGGCCCGGATCGCGCAGGCAGCGGCACCTATCGCGGCGCGGCCTCCAGCTACCTCCAGCGCACCCACCCCGGCGACCGGCTCACCGTGGCGCTCGCCGCGCCGCAGGAGGAGTTCCGACCGCCCGCCGACAACTCGGTGCCCGTCGTCATGATCGCCGCAGGCTCCGGGATCGCACCCTTCCGCGCCTTCATCGCCGCCCGCCGGGCACGCGCCGAGAAGGGCGAGCCGCACGGCGCTAACCTGCTGTTCTTCGGCTGCCGACACCCCGACTCGGACGACCTGTACGCCGAGGAGTTCGCGCCGCTCGTGGCTGCCGGAACGCTGCAAGTCCACCGGGCGTTCTCCCGCCGACCCGACGGCGACGTGCACTACGTCCAACACCGCCTGTGGGCCGAACGCCGCAGCGTCCTCGACCTAGTCGAGCAGGGCGCCCACCTCTACGTCTGCGGCGATGTCACCGGCATGGGCCCCGCCGTCGAGGAATGCCTGCGCCGTATCGGCCCGGACGAGGACTGGCTCGACCGGCTCCGCGCGGCGGGCAGATACGCGACGGATCTCTTCTAG